The following are encoded in a window of Euwallacea fornicatus isolate EFF26 chromosome 21, ASM4011564v1, whole genome shotgun sequence genomic DNA:
- the Usf gene encoding upstream stimulatory factor 2, which translates to MDLLDPLDESNKDEIEEKFVISNMKNSSIDSDDDQPAVEHLAPQTLLETPDMESPKSPDGPMITYRVLQVHDSTDSSDFLPTGSSFSPTSTGTQMVAGANLNGPIYVIGNADSGDWPNVYQRPIAPKITPDHSVVLQVKKRDDKRRATHNEVERRRRDKINNWIAKLSKILPESPTDVKGNGQYDGHSKGGILSKAFEYIIELQATETRLGSYIKENKKLANAVDQLRSKNYALEAQNGELVALLKKHGIEVE; encoded by the exons ATGGATTTACTTGACCCCTTGGATGAAAG TAACAAAGATGAAATAGAGGAGAAATTTGTTATaagtaatatgaaaaatagttcCATTGATAGTGATGATGACCAGCCTGCAGTTGAACACCTTGCGCCCCAAACTTTGCTTGAGACACCAGATATGGAATCCCCCAAATCACCCGATG GACCTATGATTACATACAGAGTATTACAAGTTCATGATAGTACAGATAGTTCTGATTTTTTGCCCACTGGCTCAAGCTTTTCACCCACAAGCACTGGCACACAAATGGTTGCGGGAGCAAATCTCAATGGGCCCATATATGTAATTGGAAATGCTGATAGTGGGGATTGGCCTAATGTGTATCAAAGGCCAATAGCCCCAAAGATTACGCCGGACCATTCTGTGGTTCTTCAGGTGAAAAAG AGAGATGACAAAAGGAGAGCTACACATAATGAAGTAGAAAGGCGAAGAAgagataaaattaataattggatagcaaaattatctaaaatacTGCCAGAAAGTCCAACTGATGTAAAaggaaatggccaatatgatGGTCATTCTAAAGGTGGTATCCTTTCAAAGGCCTTTGAATATATTATTGAATTACAAGCGACTGAAACACGACTTGGGAGCTATATAAAAGAGAACAAGAAGTTGGCTAATGCGGTAGATCAGTTAAGATCTAAAAACTATGCTTTAGAAGCTCAAAATGGAGAACTTGTGGCGTTACTCAAAAAACATGGAATCGAAGTTGAATGA